The sequence GAACCAAAACGTCCAGAACCAGCTCCAACAGCGCTCGGACAGTATCTACGGGATCCGAGGTTCCATGCGGCAACCGGTCGGCCCGTCGGATCGGATGCCCCAGCCGATGCCATCGCACCCACCCGTGGGCGGAACCGTAGAGCAACAGGGCTTCCAGCCGATCTACGGGACGCGCAACAATCCTCACTGTTCCACCGATGCGCTCAAGTTCGACCGCGACCCGAATAGGTAAGGAAGCGGACACAGTGGCTGCTACCGAAAGTGTGTGAACCCTTTTCTAATGGACCACTTTCCCGAACTGACAGTTCTCTCCTTTGAACCTTCTTCTCCCGACTCTCTCCATCAGCCGTGACGACGCGCTGAACTCCAAGTTCGCccgcggcaccggcggaaATCGTCCGGAATCGATGTACGGTGGACCACGGCGTATTCACTCGGCCCAATCGGATGACAGCTCGTACGGATCCTACCACGGTCCTGGGCCGGCTCTAACCCCACCGACgcgcaacaccagcaacagcagtagcaCCTTCAACCCCACCATGGCCACACTGCCGCAGCCCAGCTACGAACGGAAaacgtcctcgtcctcgtcggccaCTCATCAGCAACAgaagcatcagcagcagcaactccagcaacatcagcagcaaccgcagccaCCTCGCAGTCTGCAGAACTCTTCCAGCATACAGAACACTAgcctgccgccaccgccgctgcaCCACACGATGGCCTACACCATGCATCCGGTGCGGCAGAACTAGACGAAGAAGAGGTGGTCCGATCGATCCTCCTTACCCCAACAAACCATTAGCTAGTTGCTCCCGGATCGCCAGCGTTTGCGGTCCTCAGGAGCTAGTTCGTAAGTGTGTTTTGGACGAGAAATGagcgtgtctgtgtgctgtgtgtgaaCGAGTGCGTTTTAGATAGGCAACCAAGGTTTGCTGtccgtggccagccagccggccagccaggagACAAACTTTGCGACAAAACCCCCAGTGCGTTTAGAGGTTAGAGGTTCGTTGCGCGGATCCGTTTCCGGGTTCGAGCGCCAGCGGCATGTCATGGTAGTAGTGTCAGGACGCGAAACCATTGCACTTTCCCAATTGCCATACAAGAAGTTTCATCGAGTTTCCCTTCCACTCGATAGCAGCGATCGAAGGCGATCCTCCTGTTCACTTTTCGAATCCATAGTCACAGACTGATCGAGAGCTGTTGGCCAGTAGAGTATTACCACGGGAGGACTCGGCGGAGACTTTTAGTACAAATGTAAATAGTTAGATTGTGTACtttgttttcccctttttatttgtttatgtttctatttttccattatttttccaccatttttttttttgtctcattCTCATCACATCAATAGTTAGGCTTGTGGTCCacacgcagagagagagcggccacGTATATTCCGGTTCTGAATTGAATAGATAGGCTTAGATAAAACGGTGTTTGCGGTGTTGAATAACAAGTTATCATCTTCATAGATTTATGCCACAATCGATATACGCGTGAGAGGTACGTAAAGAACCGTTGCAAGGTTTTTTGGTTACTTGCGCCAACAAGAATTTCGTGCCACTTCGGGCATTGTACATATTTATTTGTGATTGAAATTagggaaaaaacaataaactaaaCTGTAAAGGAATTCAAACGAACGATTAATAAAGAAGTATACAAATTCACTCTGCTTGTGTCTACTTAAGCTGCCCATTTTAAACGAAATACTATGGCAAGGCTTTTCCTGGCGTGCatcgccacgcctcatttcattctcgcTGCTCGattatccggcgtttcagaggatcagACTTCGTGGTCGGCTTCCCTTCACGGTTCCCGTTGGATTCATGGCAAAATTGACAACAACTGAATGTCGatcaaattgcttgaaatcTTCCgggttttgttaaaatttacCCGTATTTTGTGGGAGCCAAGCGGGAGTTTTTGGGAAGCGGAAAAGGTTTTTCGGGTCGTCAAGCCGAGACGGCGAaattttgacgaatttttgagGCGGATTTCTtctattaaaaaattaataaacgtTGGTAtagaagaaatgaaaaaataaaagaaaagaaaagcgcgagtggagttttcccaaatgttttccttGAAGCTGCCGACGGAAACTGATTTGCTTTCGTGCCTTGCTACGAGTCTTATCTGGGTTTCCTCCCAAATTTCTTTAGGTGGCCAGAAATTGCCAATTTCAGCGGAAGTAAAGAAAATTCTAACGACAGTTTCTAACTTTAGCGGTTTTAATAGAAAATGTGTGGAAATAAATACAGGCCGAGCATCTTAAGGACTAGCAACACTACAATGAACAGCCCTATCACACAGTACGAAGCGCATCAGCTGGCGCGCGGTTCCGGTGTAGATCCGTGGGAATATCAGCTCCAGCTCCTCGCCCACCTAGTAGGAAGGAAGTGCGGAAGGACGGTGAGTGATCGATCTATTGGGCAACGGGAACATCCGCTGGAAgcaccggcttccggttgaacACGCCGGTGTAGAATCCTCGCTAAGATCGATCGCACGCCCGATCGCTCGCCCAATAAccgcctaaaggtatgcaatccgCAGTGCGTGAAACGTCTTCGGACGCTTCCATTACACACTGATCCTTCGCAAACCAACCCAGATCGAGGTAATCGCGCGTTTTCAGGACCTCACGAAGGTGACGGCTGtaatcaattaaataaaaaccaaattgCTTGCTTGCTGGCTGGGTTACTATCTTTTTATTCGGTTCAGTCTTCGGCTACAAATCATACAAAAgatcgtgtgtttgtgtttgagtATTATACTTTCGAACTTACATATGCGATAACTTACTAACACCCTACGCAGTAGTAGTGGATTACGTGCGGTTTATAAATAACGTTCTTACGCGCTAATAGGATCACTATGTATGAGATAGAATATTGTACACGCAAATTCGACACTTATAGACTTCTAACTGCCTGAACGCTCATTGGTTGGGGCGGTGGCCTGTAGGAGGTCAGGAGGGTGGTCATTCGGGACGCGGCAGTCCGCTTAGCTGCAGGTCATGAGCGGTGGCGGCATCGTGCTGCTCGGATCGTGCACGATCACCCCTCGGTGTCCGTGCGAATGTCCCATCGGCCGACCACCTCCCAGCAGTCCCGCGTAGCTCCCTCCGGAGTGCTCCCGAGTTGGTGGAGTAGCGTTGGCCGTCGGGCCCCCCGCCCCATGGTACGATCCGTACGAGCTGTCATCCGAGTGCGTCGAGTGGATGCGCCGGGTGGCCGCGTACAGCGATTCCGGTCGCTCCTGGGCGCGGGCCATCGTGTTCAGCAGCTTATCGCAGCTACGGAGAGGAGGGAGGAGCGGTTCAGAAAAGGGAACTAGCCGTTAGAAAGAGAACGATCGTCTAGGTCAGTACACACGGCCTGGCTCCTTTAACTGACGGAAGCGGGGAATGCTTACCCGGCCTGCTCATGGACGTCCCGGAGTGCATCGGTCGAGCAGCTCGGATTGCCCCGGACGTAGATGGACTGGAATGGGCCGGAACCCTGCACTTCCGCCACCTGCGAGTGGGTGTGGCTGGGCCGTGGGGCCAGCTGCTGCGACAGGTGCtccgccagctgctgctgccggattACGTTCCGCATCCCGTACACACTCTCCGAGCGCTGGTGAAGCTGATTCTGCACGTTCTGATTCTGGCTGTGGGCCGTATGAGGCTGCTGGGACACTCGCAACGGGTACAGACTCTGGGCCGGCACCAGTTGCCCTGGGCGTAGCGTAGCCGTAGCCGCAACCGTAGCCGGTAGCTCCTGGTTCAGAGCCGTGTTACTCTTGGCGTACACCGACTG comes from Anopheles bellator unplaced genomic scaffold, idAnoBellAS_SP24_06.2 scaffold00266_ctg1, whole genome shotgun sequence and encodes:
- the LOC131214212 gene encoding neurogenic protein big brain-like: MPYLNPARSLGPSFVLNKWDNHWVYWLGPMVGGAVSGLLHEFIFCPKRSLSRSKDDADSSLNSEDDINYDMDLEKPAHQQGKYHQYRAPSGTLSGSQQRYCQSIYTAEPTSKVERVESIYGGTKSMYCKSPPLTRANLNRSQSVYAKSNTALNRDLPARSGPLVPAQSLYPLRVTAPQTHLQNQNVQNQLQQRSDSIYGIRGSMRQPVGPSDRMPQPMPSHPPVGGTVEQQGFQPIYGTRNNPHCSTDALKFDRDPNSRDDALNSKFARGTGGNRPESMYGGPRRIHSAQSDDSSYGSYHGPGPALTPPTRNTSNSSSTFNPTMATLPQPSYERKTSSSSSATHQQQKHQQQQLQQHQQQPQPPRSLQNSSSIQNTSLPPPPLHHTMAYTMHPVRQN
- the LOC131214213 gene encoding neurogenic protein big brain-like, producing the protein VTVPGYQGNLQAAVSHSAQLAPWERFGVEFILTFIVVLTYLISTNSFRKYFGSATVAIGAAYSACSFVSMPYLNPARSLGPSFVLNKWDSHWVYWVGPFIGGIIAGLIHQFVFTPKPRSRSATKAGTGCASVAASSTAPDEVNNCTVDLSKLGAQATVGKFQNMRHHAGTLPSRFCHSMYAPGDQPTIKIEPLEPIYGAAKSMFGKSPQMSRSNLNRSQSVYAKSNTALNQELPATVAATATLRPGQLVPAQSLYPLRVSQQPHTAHSQNQNVQNQLHQRSESVYGMRNVIRQQQLAEHLSQQLAPRPSHTHSQVAEVQGSGPFQSIYVRGNPSCSTDALRDVHEQAGCDKLLNTMARAQERPESLYAATRRIHSTHSDDSSYGSYHGAGGPTANATPPTREHSGGSYAGLLGGGRPMGHSHGHRGVIVHDPSSTMPPPLMTCS